Proteins encoded within one genomic window of Pseudomonas cannabina:
- a CDS encoding WD40 repeat domain-containing protein yields the protein MQKKASQDVRALIHVADPVGAGVPLDIAWLTGIIPLGFVPGEIVISPDETTLYVAHESGREVSVVDIASASVVGAVKRAGAGAITLSPDGKRLYTIGQKKCYVVDTRLREVIRIIPAANVNRILCSPDGRFICLSFQDAPGGLIRVIETENYTVENDFDLGSLSMASLALAVSPDNRRVYATTLLDRQAPTDVLAIGTLDYLQHDIPGFADPRSMVISSDGDRLYVGGIDEVYVVDATTNRMFYREKIGAQGYPVKVIGITPDNRYVYAVYTCNYDVYRIDTVKGVTTCIAYFPSVGGSVLNKAGTYIYTTHADMSWISIYKL from the coding sequence ATGCAAAAAAAAGCATCTCAGGACGTTAGAGCTTTGATACACGTCGCAGATCCGGTCGGTGCAGGAGTACCCCTGGATATTGCATGGCTGACCGGCATCATTCCCTTGGGCTTCGTCCCCGGAGAGATCGTCATCAGCCCCGATGAAACAACGCTGTATGTCGCCCATGAAAGCGGTCGCGAGGTCAGCGTGGTCGATATTGCCTCCGCAAGCGTGGTGGGTGCGGTAAAGCGCGCCGGGGCAGGCGCCATTACGCTGAGTCCCGATGGAAAACGGCTGTACACGATCGGCCAGAAGAAGTGCTACGTGGTCGACACCCGTCTGCGCGAAGTGATCCGCATCATCCCTGCGGCCAACGTGAACAGGATTCTGTGCAGCCCGGATGGCCGATTCATCTGTCTGTCCTTTCAGGATGCGCCGGGGGGACTCATCCGGGTGATCGAAACGGAAAACTACACGGTCGAAAACGATTTCGATCTGGGCTCGCTGTCCATGGCTTCGCTGGCCCTGGCGGTCAGCCCCGACAATCGTCGGGTCTACGCCACAACCCTGCTGGATCGGCAGGCGCCAACCGACGTTCTCGCCATCGGCACGCTCGATTACCTGCAGCATGACATTCCCGGTTTTGCCGACCCTCGCTCCATGGTCATCAGTTCTGATGGTGACCGCCTTTACGTGGGTGGGATCGACGAGGTCTACGTGGTGGACGCCACCACCAACCGGATGTTCTACCGGGAAAAAATCGGTGCGCAAGGCTACCCGGTCAAAGTCATCGGCATCACCCCGGACAATCGCTATGTCTATGCCGTCTACACCTGTAATTACGACGTCTACAGAATCGATACGGTGAAGGGCGTCACGACCTGCATTGCTTATTTCCCTTCCGTGGGCGGTTCGGTGCTGAACAAAGCGGGTACTTACATCTACACCACCCACGCGGACATGAGCTGGATTTCGATCTACAAGTTGTAG
- a CDS encoding malate synthase G, whose amino-acid sequence MTDFVKCHRLKVAVNLHRFIEEDVLPGTHLDTEAFWEGFDALVHDLAPHNRELLAERERLQAELDTWHKAHPGPIRDMPAYRNFLSAIGYLQPEPQHVSATTANVDLEISEQAGPQLVVPASNARYALNAANTANARWGSLYDALYGTDVISTANGAEIRAGYNPLRGAKVIAFARNLLDTSAPLAKGSHNDATGYHIEHSELRIALADGSNTVLQQPEKYVGFKGEPGQPEAVLLKHHGLHIEIRFDPQHTVGSTDPAGIKDLLLESALSTIIDCEDSVAAVDADDKVLVYRNWLGLMKGDLTETLDKGGKPVTRRLNPDRTYHAAAGGELTLRGRSLLFIRNVGHLMTHPAVVDQDDNPIPEGILDGVVTSLIGLHDLSRRGNSRAGSIYIVKPKMHGPAEVAFADQLFSRIEDLLKLPRNTLKMGIMDEERRTSVNLKACIEAASARVAFINTGFLDRTGDEIHSAMQAGPVLRKGEMKNAPWIKAYEHNNVRVGLACGLRGRAQIGKGMWAMPDRMADMLEQKIAHPNAGATTAWVPSPTAATLHALHYHQVDVRQIQQQLEQQARADVSDSLLDDLLTIPVVASPAWTREQILEELENNAQGLLGYVVRWIEQGIGCSKVPDIHNVGLMEDRATLRISSQHMANWLLHDIVGRQDVQNVLERMAKVVDKQNAGDAHYRPMARDFKHSTAFKAACALVFKGVEQPSGYTEPLLHEFRLAFKDQH is encoded by the coding sequence ATGACCGATTTCGTCAAATGCCACCGCCTGAAGGTGGCCGTCAATCTGCACCGATTCATCGAAGAGGACGTATTACCCGGCACTCACCTGGACACGGAAGCATTCTGGGAAGGCTTCGATGCGCTGGTCCACGACCTGGCCCCGCACAACCGCGAACTGCTCGCCGAACGCGAGCGCTTGCAGGCCGAGCTGGACACCTGGCACAAGGCGCATCCCGGCCCGATCAGAGACATGCCCGCGTATCGCAATTTTCTGAGTGCGATCGGCTACCTGCAACCCGAGCCGCAACACGTCAGCGCCACCACCGCCAACGTCGATCTGGAAATCAGCGAGCAGGCCGGTCCGCAACTGGTGGTGCCTGCCAGCAATGCGCGCTATGCGCTGAACGCGGCGAACACGGCGAACGCGCGCTGGGGCTCGCTGTACGATGCCTTGTATGGCACCGATGTGATTTCCACCGCCAACGGCGCGGAAATCCGTGCCGGCTACAATCCGTTGCGCGGGGCCAAGGTGATCGCTTTTGCCCGCAACCTGCTCGACACCAGCGCGCCGCTTGCCAAGGGCAGTCACAACGATGCCACCGGTTATCACATCGAACACAGCGAACTGCGCATCGCCCTGGCCGATGGTTCGAACACCGTTCTGCAACAACCGGAAAAGTATGTCGGTTTCAAAGGCGAACCGGGTCAGCCAGAAGCGGTGCTGCTCAAGCATCACGGCCTGCATATCGAAATCCGGTTCGACCCGCAACACACGGTCGGCAGCACTGACCCTGCCGGAATCAAGGACCTGCTGCTGGAGTCGGCGCTCTCGACCATCATCGATTGCGAAGACTCGGTCGCCGCGGTGGATGCCGATGACAAGGTGCTGGTCTACCGCAACTGGCTGGGCCTGATGAAGGGCGATCTGACCGAAACTCTGGACAAGGGCGGCAAGCCTGTCACCCGTCGCCTCAACCCTGACCGCACCTACCACGCAGCAGCCGGCGGCGAACTGACGTTGCGCGGGCGCTCGCTGCTGTTCATTCGCAACGTGGGCCACTTGATGACCCATCCGGCCGTTGTCGATCAGGACGACAACCCGATTCCCGAAGGCATCCTTGACGGTGTCGTCACCAGCCTGATCGGTTTGCACGACCTGAGCCGCCGTGGCAACTCGCGGGCGGGCAGCATTTACATCGTCAAACCGAAAATGCACGGACCGGCCGAAGTAGCGTTTGCCGATCAATTGTTCAGCCGCATCGAAGACCTACTCAAGCTGCCGCGCAACACCTTGAAAATGGGCATTATGGACGAGGAGCGACGCACCAGCGTCAACCTCAAGGCCTGCATAGAGGCCGCGTCGGCACGGGTAGCGTTCATCAACACCGGCTTTCTCGACCGGACCGGCGATGAAATCCACAGCGCGATGCAGGCCGGGCCGGTATTGCGCAAAGGCGAGATGAAAAACGCGCCGTGGATCAAGGCGTACGAGCACAATAACGTGCGGGTCGGCCTCGCGTGCGGCCTGCGCGGTCGGGCGCAGATCGGCAAAGGCATGTGGGCGATGCCTGACCGCATGGCGGACATGCTGGAACAGAAAATTGCTCATCCCAACGCCGGCGCGACGACGGCCTGGGTGCCCTCGCCGACTGCCGCCACGCTGCACGCGCTGCATTACCATCAGGTCGATGTGCGGCAGATTCAGCAGCAGCTCGAGCAACAGGCACGAGCTGATGTCAGCGATTCGCTGCTCGACGACTTGCTGACCATCCCGGTGGTGGCCAGCCCGGCGTGGACGCGGGAGCAGATTCTCGAGGAGCTGGAAAACAACGCTCAGGGCCTGCTGGGCTATGTGGTGCGCTGGATCGAACAGGGCATAGGCTGCTCCAAAGTGCCGGACATCCATAACGTCGGCCTGATGGAGGATCGGGCAACGTTGCGCATCTCCAGCCAGCACATGGCCAACTGGCTGCTGCACGACATCGTTGGCCGGCAAGACGTGCAGAACGTGCTGGAGCGTATGGCCAAAGTGGTGGACAAACAGAACGCCGGAGATGCGCATTACCGTCCCATGGCCCGAGACTTCAAGCACTCCACGGCGTTCAAGGCCGCGTGCGCGCTGGTGTTCAAAGGCGTCGAACAGCCCTCGGGCTATACCGAACCGCTGTTGCATGAGTTCCGGCTTGCGTTCAAGGATCAGCACTGA
- a CDS encoding LacI family DNA-binding transcriptional regulator: protein MTRIGSRSTGRPTLNEVARLAAVSPITASRALRGVATVAPELVEKVRAAAQSLGYVANPAARALASAFSQTVVVLVPSLSNQLFIETLEAIQDVLRVRGLDVVIGNYHYSPEEEEKLLRNHLVNRPRGILLTGFDHTPAARQMLETSGVPCVHMMELDARRGAYCVGFSQQQAGAEAARHLLGRGRRRLTYMAAQLDPRVLQRGAGFRQVLEEAGVFDPQLQVMTREASSIALGGELFARLLDEHPDVDGVFFCNDDLAQGAALEALRLGIAIPERVSLVGFNDLPGSAHMVPRLTSIRTPRQAVGQRAAQLLLGLLDGITQESQVDLGFELVVRQSS, encoded by the coding sequence ATGACACGCATTGGTTCCCGCTCTACGGGTCGCCCGACCCTCAATGAAGTTGCACGACTGGCTGCCGTCTCGCCGATCACCGCTTCACGCGCCTTGCGCGGTGTCGCCACCGTGGCACCGGAACTGGTCGAAAAGGTCCGTGCTGCGGCGCAAAGCCTGGGTTACGTCGCCAATCCGGCGGCCAGAGCCCTGGCCTCTGCCTTCAGCCAGACGGTCGTGGTGCTGGTGCCCTCGCTATCCAATCAGTTATTCATCGAAACGCTGGAAGCCATTCAGGACGTGCTGCGCGTGCGCGGTCTGGATGTGGTGATCGGCAATTATCATTACTCGCCCGAAGAAGAAGAGAAACTGCTGCGCAACCATCTGGTCAATCGGCCACGTGGCATTCTGCTGACCGGTTTTGATCACACGCCCGCGGCGCGACAGATGCTGGAAACCAGCGGTGTGCCCTGCGTACACATGATGGAACTGGATGCGCGTCGTGGCGCTTACTGTGTCGGCTTTTCCCAGCAGCAGGCGGGGGCCGAGGCAGCCCGTCATCTGTTGGGCCGTGGCCGCCGTCGCCTGACCTATATGGCAGCGCAACTTGACCCGCGTGTGCTGCAACGCGGCGCAGGTTTTCGTCAGGTGCTCGAAGAGGCGGGGGTGTTTGACCCTCAACTGCAAGTCATGACCCGCGAGGCATCCTCGATTGCGCTGGGTGGTGAGCTGTTCGCGCGTTTGCTCGATGAACATCCGGATGTCGACGGGGTGTTCTTCTGCAATGACGACCTGGCACAGGGCGCCGCGCTGGAGGCGCTGCGCCTTGGCATCGCGATTCCCGAGCGGGTGTCGCTGGTAGGTTTCAATGACTTGCCGGGCTCTGCGCACATGGTCCCGCGCCTGACGTCGATCCGCACACCCCGGCAAGCCGTGGGGCAACGCGCAGCGCAATTGTTGCTGGGACTGCTCGACGGCATCACTCAGGAATCCCAGGTGGATCTGGGGTTCGAACTGGTGGTCCGGCAAAGTTCCTGA
- a CDS encoding gluconokinase, protein MGVSGCGKSAVGAEIALNSGGRLIEGDAFHPQANIDKMSAGTPLNDEDRAGWLTRLGEEMVAALANGEHPVLTCSALKLIYRQRLRDAVPGLGFVFLQLTKELATERCSHRPGHFMPASLVDSQFATLESPAGEPLTLVVDATQPIDVIGKQAAAWWKGSHA, encoded by the coding sequence ATGGGTGTGTCGGGCTGCGGCAAAAGTGCCGTCGGTGCCGAAATTGCCCTCAACAGCGGCGGGCGCCTGATCGAAGGCGATGCGTTCCATCCCCAGGCCAATATCGACAAGATGAGCGCCGGTACCCCGCTCAACGACGAAGACCGCGCCGGCTGGCTGACCCGCCTCGGCGAAGAGATGGTTGCAGCCCTTGCCAATGGCGAACATCCGGTCCTGACCTGCTCTGCCCTCAAGCTCATCTATCGCCAGCGTTTGCGCGATGCCGTACCGGGTCTGGGGTTCGTTTTTCTGCAACTGACCAAAGAGCTCGCAACCGAACGCTGCTCGCATCGGCCCGGTCACTTCATGCCCGCCAGTCTGGTCGACAGCCAGTTCGCAACGCTCGAATCACCGGCCGGCGAGCCGCTGACACTGGTGGTCGATGCGACCCAGCCTATCGATGTGATTGGCAAACAAGCCGCAGCATGGTGGAAAGGCTCCCACGCCTGA
- a CDS encoding pyridine nucleotide-disulfide oxidoreductase — MSENRMETTCACVVGGAGLAGMGFLFNALKSGAMKEIAANGLIVIDASDQPGMGTLGHYRITANSIGNVFIDCLRDPALRDVLKPLEHSAAYWRIAAQAQSAPQLSDVGLLMAEASRLVLDHLVNHYGVEVWSGTVITEVISADDLFCLRVERAGVTRWVRSRTLVLNPGGRQVPQHMIASLARHDLPLSETMNIQSADRLLRMNAVQLREVFALALASEGRITLVGGSHTAFSMLENLADALEFAGLQELTLIHRSRIRLFYESIKEAQAAGYEFDPQLDRCPVSGRINRSGGLRYRSLDIGREAMLSGHVGKTGVRVQLLQIAGGRGGDHQQARLALAESSVVVQCSGYQPLLPVMRDGDGNLISLREIKGGLDSDPAGCPMDQSGRRLSGLHLFGLGAGLGVNPQLGSEPAFDGRIYGVWLFHHDASRAVIEAVLTRLRQKASADVRITPGIKNGAPGAPYGRSANGWQVYIE, encoded by the coding sequence ATGTCTGAAAATCGTATGGAAACAACCTGCGCCTGTGTTGTGGGAGGCGCGGGCCTTGCCGGCATGGGATTTCTGTTCAATGCCCTGAAGAGCGGGGCAATGAAAGAGATTGCGGCAAACGGGCTGATTGTCATTGATGCCAGCGATCAGCCCGGGATGGGCACGCTGGGTCACTACCGGATCACGGCCAATTCGATCGGTAACGTATTCATCGATTGTCTGCGTGACCCTGCGTTACGTGACGTGCTTAAGCCATTGGAGCACTCAGCGGCCTACTGGCGGATCGCCGCGCAGGCGCAGAGCGCACCGCAACTGTCGGACGTCGGCCTGCTCATGGCCGAGGCTTCCAGGCTGGTACTGGACCATCTCGTGAATCATTACGGCGTGGAGGTCTGGTCTGGCACCGTTATTACTGAAGTCATCAGCGCCGACGATCTGTTCTGCCTGCGCGTCGAGAGGGCCGGCGTCACTCGCTGGGTGCGCAGCCGGACCCTGGTGCTCAATCCGGGTGGTCGACAGGTTCCACAGCACATGATCGCCAGCCTGGCGCGTCATGATTTGCCGCTGTCCGAGACCATGAATATTCAAAGCGCCGACAGGCTGCTGCGCATGAATGCCGTGCAGTTGCGTGAAGTGTTCGCGCTGGCGCTGGCCAGTGAAGGTCGAATCACGCTGGTAGGCGGGTCGCACACTGCGTTTTCCATGCTGGAAAACCTGGCAGATGCGCTCGAGTTCGCCGGTTTGCAGGAATTGACACTCATACACCGCAGCCGGATCAGGTTGTTCTATGAAAGCATCAAGGAGGCGCAGGCTGCCGGCTACGAGTTTGACCCGCAGCTCGACCGGTGTCCGGTGTCAGGGCGCATCAATCGCTCTGGCGGCTTGCGCTATCGCTCACTGGATATCGGACGTGAGGCGATGCTCAGTGGCCACGTGGGCAAAACCGGCGTGCGCGTGCAGTTGCTGCAGATAGCTGGAGGACGGGGCGGTGATCACCAGCAAGCCCGGCTGGCGCTGGCCGAGTCCAGTGTGGTGGTGCAATGCTCGGGGTATCAGCCGTTGCTGCCGGTCATGCGTGACGGCGATGGCAATCTGATCAGCCTGCGCGAGATCAAAGGCGGGCTTGACTCCGACCCTGCCGGATGCCCCATGGATCAGAGCGGGCGGCGACTCAGCGGGCTGCATCTGTTCGGTCTGGGCGCCGGGCTCGGGGTCAATCCACAATTGGGCAGCGAACCGGCCTTCGATGGGCGTATCTACGGTGTCTGGCTATTTCACCACGACGCCAGCCGGGCAGTGATCGAAGCCGTCCTCACCCGGCTACGTCAGAAGGCGTCCGCTGACGTTCGTATTACGCCAGGCATAAAAAACGGCGCCCCAGGGGCGCCGTACGGCAGATCCGCCAATGGCTGGCAGGTCTACATTGAATAA
- the csrA gene encoding carbon storage regulator CsrA, producing MLILTRKVGESINIGDEITVTILGVQGLQVRLGINAPKNVSVHREEIYKRIQAELAPNQDPQ from the coding sequence ATGTTGATACTCACTCGCAAAGTAGGCGAAAGCATAAACATTGGTGACGAAATCACCGTCACTATTCTTGGCGTTCAAGGGCTGCAGGTCCGCCTGGGCATCAACGCGCCAAAAAATGTTTCTGTGCACCGCGAAGAAATCTACAAACGCATTCAGGCAGAACTGGCTCCGAACCAGGACCCACAATAA
- a CDS encoding DUF1652 domain-containing protein, whose protein sequence is MIASGLSTLELRSIVEGAFLPLQCTCTIAQDQSMTVQVKDPSSGRVELLETGISLNRLKNSRDISALVAKLRDGLAHDGTVQVHYRTA, encoded by the coding sequence ATGATTGCCAGTGGATTGTCTACGTTGGAACTTCGCAGCATTGTCGAAGGTGCTTTTCTGCCCTTACAGTGCACTTGCACCATCGCGCAAGACCAGTCAATGACGGTGCAGGTCAAAGACCCGTCTTCCGGGCGAGTGGAATTGCTGGAAACAGGCATCTCTTTAAACCGCTTGAAGAACAGCCGCGACATCTCCGCTCTGGTGGCAAAGCTTCGTGACGGGCTTGCTCACGATGGAACGGTTCAGGTCCACTACCGCACCGCGTGA
- a CDS encoding GntP family permease: MFGMTHETFLLVDALVTIVGLVLLITTFKVHPFVALTLAAGFLGLTSGMPVEKVMKSFQDGFGGVLGFVGIILGLGTMLGKLMADSGGADQIAQTLIRVFGKQKVHWAMMFSAFLVGIPLFFEIGFVLLIPLVFIVARRTGVSIVKIGIPLLAGLSAVHGLVPPHPGPLLAIGIFGADIGKTIFYGLIVALPTAIIAGPIFGNWISKHIPGTPSQELMDQIAKESSTENLPGFGITLVTILLPVFLMLLKTFADVVLPENNMFRIWMDLIGHPITALLAALLLAFYTFGAARGFDRSKIMKLLDQSLAPVAAIVLIVGAGGGFKQMLVASGVGDVIGHMAVQAQINPIMLAWLVAAVIRIATGSATVATITGAGIVAPVVGLIPGVNRELLVLATGAGSLILSHVNDAGFWLVKQYFNMTVAETFKTWTVMETLLSVVGLIFIMLLSTLV; this comes from the coding sequence ATGTTCGGTATGACCCATGAGACGTTTTTACTCGTCGATGCACTGGTGACCATCGTCGGCCTTGTGCTGTTGATCACCACTTTCAAAGTTCACCCCTTCGTCGCGCTGACTTTGGCGGCAGGCTTTCTCGGCCTGACCTCCGGTATGCCGGTGGAAAAAGTCATGAAGTCGTTTCAGGACGGCTTCGGCGGCGTACTGGGCTTTGTCGGTATCATTCTTGGTCTGGGCACCATGCTCGGCAAGCTGATGGCCGATTCGGGCGGTGCCGACCAGATCGCGCAGACCCTGATCCGTGTCTTCGGCAAGCAGAAAGTGCATTGGGCAATGATGTTCTCGGCGTTTCTGGTGGGCATCCCGCTGTTCTTCGAGATCGGCTTCGTGCTGCTGATCCCGTTGGTGTTCATCGTCGCGCGCCGCACTGGTGTGTCCATCGTCAAGATCGGTATTCCGCTGCTGGCGGGCCTTTCGGCGGTCCATGGCCTGGTACCGCCGCATCCGGGTCCATTGCTGGCCATCGGCATTTTCGGTGCGGACATCGGCAAGACCATTTTCTACGGCCTGATCGTCGCGCTGCCGACAGCAATTATTGCCGGGCCGATTTTCGGCAACTGGATTTCCAAACATATTCCCGGTACCCCTTCTCAGGAACTGATGGATCAGATCGCCAAGGAATCGAGCACTGAAAACCTTCCTGGCTTCGGCATCACGCTGGTCACCATCCTGCTGCCTGTTTTCCTGATGCTGCTCAAGACCTTTGCTGACGTAGTGTTGCCTGAAAACAACATGTTCCGCATCTGGATGGACCTGATCGGCCACCCGATTACCGCGCTGCTGGCAGCGCTGTTGCTGGCGTTCTACACGTTTGGCGCGGCACGCGGCTTCGATCGCTCGAAAATCATGAAACTGCTCGACCAGAGCCTGGCACCGGTTGCAGCCATCGTGCTGATCGTTGGTGCGGGTGGTGGTTTCAAGCAAATGCTGGTCGCCAGTGGTGTGGGCGATGTCATCGGCCACATGGCGGTGCAGGCGCAGATCAACCCGATCATGCTGGCCTGGCTGGTGGCGGCAGTGATTCGCATCGCTACCGGCTCGGCGACCGTCGCGACCATCACTGGCGCCGGGATCGTCGCTCCGGTGGTCGGCCTGATTCCCGGCGTCAACCGTGAGCTGCTGGTCCTGGCCACCGGCGCGGGTTCACTGATCCTGTCGCACGTCAACGACGCAGGCTTCTGGCTGGTGAAGCAATACTTCAACATGACGGTTGCCGAGACGTTCAAGACCTGGACAGTGATGGAAACCTTGCTCTCGGTGGTCGGCCTGATCTTCATCATGCTGCTGTCGACGCTGGTATAA